The nucleotide sequence AAGCAGACAGCGTCAACCATCACTCTCGCTGCCGGTGAACTGGCAATTACACAATTATTATAAAATTGACGCGACAGGATCTGGTTATTTATGCGATATTAAGTAATACTTCGCTGTAATAAATCAGTACTCTTCCTATGATTAAAATCAAACCTTTCCTGAAATGGGCTGGCAGCAAATTTCGCTGTATTGAAACTATTTTAAACTCTTTACCTGCCGCGGAACGCCTCATCGAACCATTTACTGGCTCCGGCGCAATTTTTGTTAACTCCCACTACAAAAATTATCTTTTAGCAGAAGAAAATCCAGATTTAATTGCCTTGTTTACCTGCTTGCAAAAGGAAGGCGACGTATTTATTGATTATTGTGCCCGTTTTTTTGTATGTGAAAATAATTGCGCATCTAAATACTATCAATTACGTGAGGAATTTAATCAAAGTACTGATGCACGATTGAGGGCGGCTTTATTTCTCTATTTGAACCGTCATGGCTACAACGGCCTATGTCGTTATAACCGTAGGGGCTTATATAATGTTCCTTTTGGTCGCTACAGTAAACCTTATTTTCCGCGCTTGGAAATGATGCACTTCCAGCAAAAAAGTCATTCAGCACAATTCGTTCAAGGTGATTTTCGTCAAACCTTTGCTCAAGCGCGAGCAGGTGACCTGATTTATTGTGATCCACCTTATGTACCTCTTTCAGCGAGCGCCAATTTTGCTTCTTATACGAATAAAAAATTTAATGAAGCGGATCAAATTGACTTGGCCCAGCTTGCTATGGAAAGCGCCACCCGGGGTATCACTGTCGTTATTTCCAATCACGACACACCGTTTACCCGCCATCATTATCGTAACAGTCAAATGATATCCTTCCCTGTCAAGCGCTTTATCAGCTGCCAGGGTAACAAGCGTCATGCTGCTCAGGAACTTGTAGCCGTATTTAGTCAACAATAAATTATTTATACCAATCTGAGTTAGCTTTCAGGCGAAGTCTTGTTGACTACAGCAAGTCCTTGATAAGGACTTGCCAGAGCCTAGTGAACAGTAGAACGAACATCTTTCATAAAGAAAGCAAGAATAGTCACAAGCAGAAGGGAAAGAGGTAAGATTGATAAGGCAAGCTGATAATCCAAAACAGTATAAATGTGTTCCCCATTTACAATCCGACTATCACCAAAAGTATCAAGCAATTTACCAACTAAGGGCTGAAATACTACTCCACCCAGAGTAACAATCATGTTAACAGCGGCAAAGACCGTGCCTGATAACTTAGCACCACTATTTTCTTTTCCCATGATAAAAACAATAATTTCAGTCGCGCTGAATACCCCATATAAAAATAACAAAATATTTAACCAGGTATAGGATAAGCCAGGGTAATAAAGCACAAAACTAATACAAACCAGGGCCATTATTGCACCAACGACCAAGGGCAATACTCGGCGACCAGTTCTGTCGGAGAAATAGCCAGCGAGAGGAGCCCCTACTGCCCAACCAAGAAACATGGCAGAAATAGTTCTTGCAGCCTCAATTTTAGTCAAATGATGTGCTTGCTCCAGATAAGTTTTTCCCCATAACTCACCGAATACTGATAAAGAAGTATAAAGACAAGCACCGACGAACCCAATTAACCACACCTGTGGGGAAGATAAGACATGCCATACATTTCCAAAAAATTCTGGCCATGCATAGCGATGGGTGGTATGCCCTTCGGGACCGTCTCGTACAACAAAAAAGATAATGACAGTAAGCACAGCACCAATAGTGACCATAAGGGATAGGACATGATACCATCCCAGCGCCAAAGCCATATCAGTAATTTTCATTTCGCCATATACCAAGCCCAACATACCTAATGTAGTAATTAAGCCGGCAACCAATGAAAAATAACGACGCGGCAACCAGTGCATTGCAAGCGATAAAACGCCCACAAAAGCAAAGGAAGACCCGAAGCCCACTAAGAAACGCCCGCTTCCTGCGATGAGCATTGATGAGGTATCTGTAAACATCCACGACCCAAGTGCACAACAGAGACAGGCAAAAGTTAATAATCGTCGTGGACCAAAACGATCCATCAACATTCCCACCGGCAATTGCATAGGGGAATAGGCAAAATAATAAAATGCTGATAATTGCCCGAATGTGGTTGCGGAGATGTGTCCAAAAGCAGCACTTAGCTCACTTTGCAAGGCTCCGGGTATGATTCGTAAAACGAATTCATAGCAGTAGAAAAAAGCCCCTACTGCACAGATTAAACTACCAAGCAGGGCTTGGTGTCGAGTGATAGGTTTAGTTATCTGCATTAGCATAAGTTTCCTTCAAAAAGAAGGTTAAAATGGCAGCAATGATTATGCCGATTGGAATAATTGATAAAGCAAATTGATAATCATCTGCTGTATACAACTGTTGTAATTTATCCACAGACACTTCTTGCAAAGGCAGACTGGTCATGTGAGTAGATAAACTGAAATCCAGTAAACGCCCGACTAAAGGTTGCAAAAACATCGCCCCCAACATCACAATCATATTAGTCATGGCCATTGCTGTCCCGGCCGCCTCATTAGGACTTAACTCTCGTCCTACGGCAAAAACAATACACTGTGCGCTATACAACAGGCCAAGAAGAAACATTAAAGCGCCAATATGTGATTCTGTCAGGCCTGGCATATACAGAACTATCATCATCACAATGCCTGCACCTGCCGCACCAAATAACATAGGTGGTTTACGACGCTTTAATTTATCCGATAAATAGCCCATTAAAGGTGCACCGATCGTAAATCCTAAAAATAATAGTGAGTTGGCAAAATCTGCTCCTGCTTGCGACAAACCATGTGCATGCTTCAAGTAAGGAATTCCCCACAACTCAGCAAAAACCGTTGTTGGCAAATACACTAAACAGCCGAACATACCGTTAATCCATATTTGTCTATTTTTAGCAATAATTCCTAAATCGATCATGCTCTTTTTAAAATTCTCTACTGTACCGCTGCGCCGTTGATGGCTTTTCTTATCTCGGATACCAAACCATAAAATAATGGCTAAACCAATACCAAAATAAGCGGTTAAATTGACTGTCTCACGCCAACCTATGTTGATGACCAGAGTACCCAGCAAATTATCACCGATCATTGCACCGATCGTACCCAGGGCTGCAGCCAAACCTGAAACCATTGCCAGCTTATTTTCAGGCAACCATATTGTGGCAAGTTTTAATACACCAACAAAAGCGAAGGCAGAACCAAAGCCGACCAGAAAACGTCCAGTAGCCGCTATCCAGAATACAGTCGTCCCTGCAAAGATAAATGTTCCTACAACACAGATAAGGCAAGCGATGGTTATCAAAAGCCTCGGGCCATAACGATCCAGGAGCACACCGACCGGTATCTGTAAAGGAACATAAGCATAGTAATAGAATGCCGAGAGCAAACCAAAACCGGTAGCAGACAGATTAAAGTGTTCACGTAGGGCAGGCTCCATGACACTGGGAGAAATTCGCAAAAAGTATTCATAACTGTAATAAACGGCGCCAAGACCGCAAATTAACCAGGCAGCCAACAAATATTTTTTATCATTCTTCATTCGGAAAAAGACTCCTTCATTAATTGGTTAGGCATGAGGCCTCAGTAAATTAATACTTTTCAGCAAGATCAACCCGGCTGACACCACTTGCTATAGCAGCCTTTGCCACAGCAAACGCAACTCGCTCCTTCAGGCGGGGATCAATGGGTTTTGGGATGATGTAATGCGGGCCAAAATCCCAATTGACTACACCGGGATAATTGTCTTTAACAACTTGGGGAACAGGCTCTTGCGCCAATTGGCGAATCGCTTCAACCGCAGCAATTTGCATTGATTGATTGATACAGGTCGCACGAACATCTAAAGCACCGCGGAAGATGTACGGAAAGCAAAGTACATTATTAACCTGGTTAGGGAAATCGCTTCTGCCAGTTGCAATAATTAAATCATCACGAACCTGATGGGCAATTTCCGGTCTAATTTCTGGATCTGGATTGGACAATGCAAAAATGACGGGTTTAGGTGCCATCAATTGCAGAAGCTCTGCACTCAGTAAATCAGGCTTCGCTACACCTATAAATACATCGGCATCAACCAAAGCATCAGCCAGTGTACGCCGTGAGGTAGTCCGGGCAAAAGCAAACTTATAAGGGTTTAAGTCTTCTCGCCCTGTATGGATGACACCTTTCGTATCTAAAAGCAGCATTTTTTCTTTATCAGCCCCTAGAGCAACGAGTAAACGCATAGACGCTAAACCAGCAGCACCAGCTCCGATACACACAATATTCGCTTCAGAAAGCTTCTTTCCCTGTAAATCCAAGGCATTCAGCAAACCAGCCGCAACGACAATTGCGGTCCCATGCTGATCATCATGAAAGACAGGAATATCCAATTGTTCTATCAACGCTTGTTCGATTTCAAAACATTCAGGCGCTTTAATATCTTCCAGGTTAATACCACCAAACGTTGGGGAAATACGTTTTGCAGTAGCAATAAAAGCTTGAGGGTTTTCTGCGGCGACTTCGATATCAAAAACATCGATATCTGCGAAACGTTTAAATAAAACCGCCTTCCCTTCCATGACTGGCTTAGCGGCTAATGGACCAACATCACCTAACCCAAGTACTGCCGTTCCATTGGTCATCACGGCCACTAAATTCCCTTTGGTTGTATAACGATAGGCGTCTTCAGGGTTCTCTGCAATAGCGAGTACTGGTTTGGCTACACCTGGCGTATAGGCAAGCGACAAATCATCTTGTGAATTCGTTGGCTTGGTCACATGCACACCCAGTTTTCCCGGAGTGGGGAATTCATGG is from Legionella donaldsonii and encodes:
- a CDS encoding Dam family site-specific DNA-(adenine-N6)-methyltransferase; amino-acid sequence: MIKIKPFLKWAGSKFRCIETILNSLPAAERLIEPFTGSGAIFVNSHYKNYLLAEENPDLIALFTCLQKEGDVFIDYCARFFVCENNCASKYYQLREEFNQSTDARLRAALFLYLNRHGYNGLCRYNRRGLYNVPFGRYSKPYFPRLEMMHFQQKSHSAQFVQGDFRQTFAQARAGDLIYCDPPYVPLSASANFASYTNKKFNEADQIDLAQLAMESATRGITVVISNHDTPFTRHHYRNSQMISFPVKRFISCQGNKRHAAQELVAVFSQQ
- a CDS encoding MFS transporter — translated: MQITKPITRHQALLGSLICAVGAFFYCYEFVLRIIPGALQSELSAAFGHISATTFGQLSAFYYFAYSPMQLPVGMLMDRFGPRRLLTFACLCCALGSWMFTDTSSMLIAGSGRFLVGFGSSFAFVGVLSLAMHWLPRRYFSLVAGLITTLGMLGLVYGEMKITDMALALGWYHVLSLMVTIGAVLTVIIFFVVRDGPEGHTTHRYAWPEFFGNVWHVLSSPQVWLIGFVGACLYTSLSVFGELWGKTYLEQAHHLTKIEAARTISAMFLGWAVGAPLAGYFSDRTGRRVLPLVVGAIMALVCISFVLYYPGLSYTWLNILLFLYGVFSATEIIVFIMGKENSGAKLSGTVFAAVNMIVTLGGVVFQPLVGKLLDTFGDSRIVNGEHIYTVLDYQLALSILPLSLLLVTILAFFMKDVRSTVH
- a CDS encoding MFS transporter, with product MKNDKKYLLAAWLICGLGAVYYSYEYFLRISPSVMEPALREHFNLSATGFGLLSAFYYYAYVPLQIPVGVLLDRYGPRLLITIACLICVVGTFIFAGTTVFWIAATGRFLVGFGSAFAFVGVLKLATIWLPENKLAMVSGLAAALGTIGAMIGDNLLGTLVINIGWRETVNLTAYFGIGLAIILWFGIRDKKSHQRRSGTVENFKKSMIDLGIIAKNRQIWINGMFGCLVYLPTTVFAELWGIPYLKHAHGLSQAGADFANSLLFLGFTIGAPLMGYLSDKLKRRKPPMLFGAAGAGIVMMIVLYMPGLTESHIGALMFLLGLLYSAQCIVFAVGRELSPNEAAGTAMAMTNMIVMLGAMFLQPLVGRLLDFSLSTHMTSLPLQEVSVDKLQQLYTADDYQFALSIIPIGIIIAAILTFFLKETYANADN
- a CDS encoding malic enzyme-like NAD(P)-binding protein; its protein translation is MDKDVLKQRALHYHEFPTPGKLGVHVTKPTNSQDDLSLAYTPGVAKPVLAIAENPEDAYRYTTKGNLVAVMTNGTAVLGLGDVGPLAAKPVMEGKAVLFKRFADIDVFDIEVAAENPQAFIATAKRISPTFGGINLEDIKAPECFEIEQALIEQLDIPVFHDDQHGTAIVVAAGLLNALDLQGKKLSEANIVCIGAGAAGLASMRLLVALGADKEKMLLLDTKGVIHTGREDLNPYKFAFARTTSRRTLADALVDADVFIGVAKPDLLSAELLQLMAPKPVIFALSNPDPEIRPEIAHQVRDDLIIATGRSDFPNQVNNVLCFPYIFRGALDVRATCINQSMQIAAVEAIRQLAQEPVPQVVKDNYPGVVNWDFGPHYIIPKPIDPRLKERVAFAVAKAAIASGVSRVDLAEKY